The following coding sequences lie in one Mixophyes fleayi isolate aMixFle1 chromosome 2 unlocalized genomic scaffold, aMixFle1.hap1 SUPER_2_unloc_5, whole genome shotgun sequence genomic window:
- the LOC142109661 gene encoding gap junction beta-3 protein-like, translated as MDWKTLQGLLSGVNKYSTAFGRIWLSVVFVFRVLVYVVAAEKVWGDEQKDFDCNTRQPGCTNVCYDHYFPISHIRLWALQLIFVTCPSLLVIMHVAYREDREKKNRIKNGEQCSKLYSNTGKKHGGLWWTYLSSLFFKTGIEITFLYILHTMWDSFDLPRLVKCTNVDPCPNVVDCYIARPTEKKVFTYFMVAASGICILLNICEIFYLIFKRFANCFNKYKKSSKHSVTYSKASTCQCHIRLDTTEKKLINNTVESLRASAPNLTSM; from the coding sequence ATGGATTGGAAGACATTACAGGGTCTACTAAGTGGTGTGAATAAGTATTCAACAGCATTTGGACGCATTTGGCTATCAGTGGTCTTTGTATTCCGAGTTCTTGTGTATGTGGTTGCAGCAGAGAAAGTTTGGGGAGATGAGCAAAAAGATTTTGATTGCAACACCAGGCAACCAGGCTGCACCAATGTCTGCTATGACCACTACTTCCCTATCTCTCATATCCGACTTTGGGCTTTACAGCTAATATTTGTGACCTGTCCTTCCCTCTTGGTAATTATGCATGTAGCTTATAGAGAAGACCGAGAGAAAAAAAACCGGATAAAAAATGGAGAGCAGTGTTCTAAGTTATACTCGAATACAGGCAAGAAACATGGTGGTCTATGGTGGACCTATCTTTCAAGCCTGTTCTTTAAAACTGGCATTGAAATCACCTTCCTGTATATACTGCATACAATGTGGGACAGCTTTGATCTTCCACGTCTTGTCAAGTGTACTAATGTGGACCCCTGTCCCAACGTTGTAGATTGCTACATTGCACGGCCAACCGAAAAGAaagtttttacatattttatggtAGCAGCCTCGGGCATCTGCATTCTCCTCAATATCTGTGAAATATTTTACCTTATCTTTAAGAGATTTGCCAACTGTTTTAACAAGTATAAAAAATCCAGCAAACACTCAGTTACCTACAGCAAAGCATCAACCTGCCAATGTCACATCAGACTAGATACAACAGAGAAGAAACTAATAAACAATACAGTGGAATCTCTAAGAGCTTCTGCACCCAATTTGACATCTATGTAA